The Rhizobium sp. BT03 genomic sequence ATGTGGAGGAGGAAAGCATGAAAGTCGAAATATACGATGCATTGATGCGCCGTCAGGCAAGCCGTCGCGACGTCCTGCGCGGGACGGCGAGTGCTGCGGCTCTGCTCGGTCTATCCGGCGCGATGGGCGGAATTCCCGGCATGGCGATTGCCGCCGACGATCTGCGCGCCCAGATCCTGCAGATTCCGGGCGTCGGCAAGGGCTCGCCGACGGACGCGGACTGGCAGAAGGTCGGCGAACTCTGCCTCGGCCCGACCAAGGCCAACGTCAAGCAGGGCGAATTTGCCGGTGTCGAGCTGACCTTCATGGGGCTCAACAATCAAAACCTGCACAACTTCCTGTTCCGCGGCTTCCTGAAGCCCTGGGAGGCTTATACCGGCGCCAAGATCAACTGGATCGACCTTGCGCAAGCCGACTATAACGCCCGCCTTCAGCAATCGATCGCGACGGGCACGGTCGATTTCGACATTCTGGAAATGGGGGCCCCCTTCGAAGGCGATACCGCCGGACGCGGGCTTCTGGACGAGATGCCGGACTGGGCTGCAAAGCAGATCGAAGCCGACGACCTGGTGAGCTACCTGAAGCCCCCGGTCGGCACTTGGGGCGGCAAGACCTATCGCGTTACGATCGACGGCGACTGCCACACCTTCGCCTATCGCAAGGATTATTTCGGAGAGGGCTCCATCAGCGGCATGGCCGAGCCGCCGAAGACCTGGCAGGAGGTCAATGCAGCCTCCAAGGCGCTGATCGGCAAGACCGATCCGCTGACCGGCCAGCCGGCCTATGGCTATCTCGACCCGCTCAAGGGCTGGGGCGGTTTCGGCTTCTATTTCATCGAGAACCGCGCGACGGCCTATGCCAAATATCCCGGTGACCCGGCCTGGCTGTTCGATCCTGAAAACATGAAGCCGCTGGTCAATAACCCCGCATGGGTCCAGGCGATCCAGGACGTGCTCGATCTGATCGCGGCCAAGGCCTATCCGGCCGATCAGATCAATGCCGATCCCGGCACCACGGCCTTCTCGCAGTTCCTGGCAGGCACCGGCGCCATGCTGATGTGGTGGGGTGATGTCGGCTCTGGCGCGCGCACCTCGGACTCGTCGGTCGTCGGCGATGTGGTCGGCTTCGGTATCAACCGCGGCTCCAACCGGGTCTACAACCGTAAGACCGGGCAATGGGAAGACAAGTATAACGAAGCGCCCAACATGGCCTATCTCGGCTGGGGCATCTATGTCACCAAGCAGGTCTCCGGCGACGAGAAGAAGCGCAAGGCGGCCTGGTCCGCTGCCGCCCATCTCGGCGGCAAGGATCTGTCGCTGTGGACGTCGGCCTATCCCTCCGGCTTCCAGCCTTACCGCCAGTCCAACTTCAACTACGACGAATGGGAAAAGGCAGGTTACGACCGTGCCTATATCGAGGACTATCTGGGTTCGAATGCCGACAGCTACAACCACCCGAACGCTGCCATCGAACCGCGCATCCCCGGTATCTTCCAATATTATTCCGTCGCCGAGGACGAATTGGCCAAAGGCTTTGCCGGACAATATAAGTCGGCGCAGGAGACCGCGGATGCGATTGCGGCCGCCTGGGAAAAGATCACCGACCAGATCGGCCGCGACAGCCAGCTGAAACTCTATCGGGCGAGCCTCGGGCTGTGATCGTTTGACACCAGTATGCCGGCGGACCGGAAACGGTTCGCCGGCGCTCATTCTGTCCGGGCGAGGAATATCATGTCGACAGTCGAAGGCGACCTGCTCCACACGGTCGAAGCCGGCGCCATTTCCGCGAGCCGCCGTTTCTGGGGCCGCACGGCTCTGTGGCTGAGCGCCCTATGGTTCATAGCGTCGTTCCTATTGCAGGGTGCCCATGAGCTGGGCTGGAGCGGTTGGGGTTTTGAGAACTGGCGGCCGGTTCTTTATGCCTATTTTCTCTGGGCCGCCGTTCTTTGCGTCACGCGTGTCGTCATTTACGGCGAGCCCGGCAAGAAGGCGCTTTTCGTTCTCCCGGCCGCGCTTTTCGTCGTGTCGATGGTGGTGTTCCCGCTGCTCTTTGCGCTCTGGATCGGCTTTTCCGATTGGAACCTCGCCTCCTCGACCGGGCGGCGCTTCAATGGGCTCGACAATGTGCGCCGGATGATCGCCGATCCGTTCTATGCCAATGCCTTGCTGAACATGGTCCTTTATTGCCTGGCGATTGTGGTCGAATATGCAATCGCCTTCGGGCTGGCGCTGCTCCTCAACCAGGAAATTATCGCCCGAAAATTCTGGCGGGTCACCTTCCTCATCCCTTTGATGCTGTCGCCGGTCGCGGTGAGCTGGATGGTCGGCAAATCGATGCTGGAGACCCGTTTCGGCCCGATCGCGCGCTTCGCCCGCTGGCTCGGCTGGGAAAACCCATCCTTCTTCGGCGATCCGCTGACGGCGAAACTGTCGATCATGATCATGGATGCCTGGACCTTCATTCCCTTCATGATGATCATGCTGCTTGCCGGATTGCAGGGCCTGTCCAGGGAGGTGCTGGAGGCGGCCGAAGTCGATGGGGCCACCAGATGGCAGCGCTTCTGGAAGGTCACTTTCCCGCTCATGCTGCCGGTTTCGGTGACGGCGGTGATGATCCGGGTGATCTTCAAGCTCAAGCTCGCCGACATCATCATCACCGTGACATCGGGAGGTCCGGGCGGCGCGACCGACTCCGTCACCAGTTTCATCTATCGTGAATACCGCGACCGTTCGAATGTCGGATACGGTACCTTGCTCGCGCTCGTCTATCTGGTGATCATCGTCTTCGGGATGACAATGCTGATGAAGATCTCGGACCGTATCGTGAAGCGGATGACAGGAAGGCTCTGATGGTTCGCATCGATTTCGAAAAATACGGGCGGGCTCAGCGCATTCGCTGGTGGGCCATGCGTCTGGCCGTCTACGGCCTGCTCGTCACCTGGGCGTGTGTCTGCATCTTCCCGCTGTTCTGGACGGTGTCGACCTCGTTCAAAACAGCCGCCGATGTCATGCGCGGCAATCTGGTCCCCTGGTTCAATTTTACCCCCAGCTGGCTCGGCTGGCGCTCGCTCGGGCTCTCACCCGATACGATTTCAGAGGTATCGACGGTGCGTGACGAGTTCATGCGCAGGCTCTGGAACAGCATCATCATCTCGGTTACGGCATCCGCCCTTGCGGTCGTGCTTGGATCGCTGGCGGCCTACGGCCTCAGCCGTTTTTCCTACAAGTTCGGCCATATGCGCAATTCCGACATCTCCTTTTTCTTCCTGTCGCAGCTGATCATGCCGCCCGTTGTTCTCGCCCTGCCGTTCCTGGTTCTCTACAAGGAGCTGGCGCTGCTCGACACTTATGCGGGTATGATCGCCGTCTATACGCTGATGGTCCTGCCGATCGTCGTCTGGATCATGCGCGACCAGTTCGCCACCATCCCGGTAGAGCTCGAGGAGGCGGCATTGGTCGATGGTCTGTCGATCTGGGGCGCCTTTGCCCGCATCATCGTGCCGCTCGTTCTGCCGGGCATGGTGGCCGCGTTCCTCCTGGCGCTGATCCTGTGCTGGAACGAATATTTCTTCGCCGCACTGCTGACCTCCACCAATACCAACACGCTGCCGGTGATGATCGCCAGCCAGACGGGCAGCCAGGGCATCAACTGGTGGTCGATGGCCGCCCTTTCCACCGCCGGCATCCTTCCGCTTGTCGTCGTCGGCGTCGTGCTGGAAAAGCACATCATTGCCGGGATGACCGCGGGCGCCGTCAAGTAGTTGCGGGATGTCGAAAATGTCAAAGATGCCGACAGTCAAGGATGTCGCCGAATATGCAGGCGTCTCTGTCGGCACCGTTTCGCGTGTCCTGTCGGGCGAAGCCGCGGTCAAACCCATGCTGCGGGAAAAGGTCAACGACGCTATTGCAGCGCTCGGTTACCGCCCGAACGTCACCGCGAGAGCGCTGCGCACCAGCAGAACCGACGTCATCGGCCTCATCGTTCCCGATATCACCAATCCGTTCTTCGCCCAACTTGCGGCAAGCGTCGAGCGTGCGGCGCTCGAGCGTGCGCATAGCCTGATGCTGGCAAGCTCGCATGACGATCGCGAGGCGGAACAGAGCCACGTCTCGGCCTTTCTCCACCGGTCGGTGCGCGGCATCATCGTGGTGGCTTCGAGCGACGGTTCAGGCCTCGATCTGCCGGCATCGGTGCCGATCATATCGCTGGACCGGCGCTTCGGCACCTTTCCCCTGGTGTCGACCAACCATGCGCAGGCAGCCGCGCTGATTGCCGACCATCTCTACGGGCTCGGGCACCGCCGCATCGCCTATATTGCCGGGCCTGTCGACACCGAGGCGGGGCGCATGCGCAAGGAGGGTTTTGTCGGCCGCATGGACGGGTTCGGCAAAACAGGCGAACCCGTCGAGCTGGAAATTGCCTATGGCAGGTTCGACTACGAGTCCGGGGAAAGAATTGCCCGCGACCTGCTTTCGCGCCCCTCCCAGGACCGGCCGACGGCGATTGCGGCCGCCAGCGATCAGCAGGCGATCGGCGCGCTGCGCGCAGCGCGCGACCTCAAGATCGACGTGCCGCGCAAACTGTCGGTCACGGGGTTCGATGATATTTCGCTCGCCAATCTTGTCGTTCCCAGGCTGACGACCATACGTCAGCCGGCCGACATGCTGGCGCGGCGCGCGGTCGGCCTTCTCTTGGCGGAACCGCCGGGCGCGGAAGACGAAACGGTCGACGGGTCGCTGATCGTGCGCGGTTCGAGCGGCCCGTGCCCGCAACCCAAGGCCGATAGCGCCGGCCATACGAATTGAAGCAGGGCCGGTGCTCCGGCAACAAGAAAAGGATGGAAGATCGATGCTCAAGGGAATTCGGGCCGAACTCAACGGCGACATTCTTCAAGCACTTTGCAACATGGGACATGGCGATTATCTCGTCATCTCAGACATGAATTTTCCGTCGGATTCGATTGCCCGGCAGACTCGCCTGGGGACGCTGCTGACCATGGAAAACATTCCCGCGCCGCAGGCGATCGATGCGATCCTTTCGGTCTTGCCGCTGGACACACCGATCCAGCCTTCGGTCGGCCGCATGGAAGTGATTGGCAAGCCGGGTGAAATTCCCTCGATCCAGCAGGAAGTCCAGGCGATCGTCGACCGCGCCGAAGGCAAACCATCGCCGATGTATCCTGTCGAACGCATGGCCTTCTATGACATCGCCAAAAAGGCCTATTGCGTCATCGCAACGGGGGAGCTGCGCTTCTACGGATGCTTCCTTCTGACCAAGGGCGTCATTCCGGAGGCGGAGGCCATCCGATGAGCGAGAAAAACGGGATCGTCATTCTCGGCATTTTTGCCGCCGACACCGCCTATAAGGCAAAACGCCTGCCCCACATTGCCGAGACGCTGATGGGGTCTGGTTTCACGCTCGGGCCGGGAGGCAAGGGCTCCAACCAGGCGATTGCCGCGGCCAAGGCCGGCGGTAAGGTGACCTTCATCTCACGGGTCGGCAACGACCCGTTCGGCGAGATGGCCCTTGCCGCCTATTCCCAGGCGGGCGTCAAAGCCAATGTGATGAAGATGGACGGTGTTTCCAGCGGTGCTGCCTTCATCTTCGTCGACGAGGTGAGCGGCGACAATGCCATCATCGTCGTGCCGGGTGCCGCGGGCCTTATCGGCATCGAAGATGTCGATGCGAACCGGGCGGCGATCGAAAGCGCCGCGATTTTCATGACGCAGCTCGAACAGCCGCTCGAGGCCGCCTTGCACGGTCTCTCGATGGCGAAAAGGGCAGGGGTCACGACGATCTTCAATCCCGCGCCGGCGCGAGCCATTCCGGACGAAATCTACGGCCTGTGCGATTTCATCGTACCCAACGAGGTGGAAGCCGCCGAATTGGTGGGTCATGCGATCACAACCGATGAGCAGGTCCGTGCGGCCGGCCGCGCCCTGCTCGATCGAGGGGCGCAAGCGGCGGTCATCACGCTCGGCGGACGCGGCGCGTATTATCACACCGCCGATCAGAGTGAATTCGTCCCTGCATTCTCGGCAGGAAATGTCATCGACACCACAGGGGCGGGGGACGCCTTTCTCGGCGGTTTCGCGACGGCGATTTCGGAAGGGCAAACACCGATCGAGGCCGTCCGTTTCGGCTCAGCGACCGCTGCAATCGCCGTAACCCGGCCGGGCACGGCCCCCGCCATGCCTTCACGCGCCGAGATCAGCGCCTTGCTGGGCTTGGCATGATTGAATACCGCAAGGGAATCCGGTTGAATCGACTGCAGGCTACAGCGGCGCGGCGCTGTAGCGCTCTATCTTGGCCTGCAAGCCGCCGAGCTTGATCACGCTCCCGATTGGGATAGGGGCAACGCCGCCTATGCTATCTAGTTCACGGATGCTTCTGGATCTTGCAGCCACGTCGGAATATCCTGTTTGGTGTGGAGGACACGCCATACATCGATGTGACCGGCTTGCTCGATATAGAAAACGATATGGGGGAAGCCCTTTAGCGGCATGCTGCGCAGCTCGGGCAAGCCCACCTCATAGGCGTAGCGGAATGCACCCGACGCAGGATGCTCCGCGATCAAGGTGTAGGTCGATTGCAGCGCCTCGACGAAACCTAGCGCAATCCGAGCGCCGGCCTCGCGAGTATAATAATCCACTGCATTTTCGACGTCCCGGCGGGCCGAAAGGCGAGGGACGATGGACTTTATGGTCACTTGGAACTTTGTCTCAGGGCGCGGTCGCGCAAGCTGTCGAAATAGTTGGCATCGACTGGCTCGGTCGTCTCGGATGAAGCGCCCTCAAGTAGCAGATCGCGCAAACGCTGCCGATCTCTATCGCGACGGATTAACTCGCGTACATACTCGCTGCTGGTGCCATAGCCTCGCCCAGCGACCTGTTGGTCGACGAAGTGTTTCAGGTTTTCCGGCAGTGAGATATTCATGGTGCTCATGAGGTTAAAATAGGCCGAATGGCAAAATTTGGCAAGGCGCATTGATGGTCGGCCGCGAAAAACCGGAGTTGCCTGCGAAATTTGCCAAGCGGTGAATTGCAGACGTTGAAATCCTGCATACTTTATGTATGCAGGATAAAAGAACCTGGCCGAGGAGAAGCGCAGCATGACGATGACCACCTTGAAAATTGTCGACCTGCATAGCCGTGTCGAAGCCATCTTCCGCAAGGCCGGCCTCAACAGCGCACAGGCCGGTGCGCTTGCCCGCGTCATCGTTGCCGGTGAGCGCGACGCCTGCAAATCGCACGGCATCTACCGTATCGAGGGCGCGCTGCGCACCGTCAAATCAGGCAAGGTGAAGCCGGACGCCTTACCGGGACTGGATCTCAACGAAGGGTCCGCCATCGTCAAGGTCAACGCCAATGGCGGCTTTGCCAATGCGGCCTTCGAACTCGGTCTGCCGGCGCTGGGCGAACGCACCCGCAGGCTCGGCATTGCCGCCCTCGTCATCAACGATTGCAGCCACTTCTCCGCGCTCTGGCCGGAGGTGGAGGCGGTGACCAAAGAAGGCCTTGCCGGTCTCGTCATGTGCCCGAGCTATGCGACCGTCGCGCCCGCCGGCGGCAACAAGCCGCTGCTCGGCACGAACCCCTTCGCCTTCGGCTGGCCGCGCAAGGACACGTCGCCCTACGTTTTCGACTTTGCGACCTCCGTCGCCGCCCGCGGCGAAATCGAGTTGCACCGCCGCGCCGGCAAGCAGCTTCCCGAGGGCTGGGCGATCGATGCCGAAGGCAATCCGACGACCGATCCGGAGGCCGCGCTTGCGGGCGCCATGCTGCCCTTCGGCGGACACAAGGGATCGGCCATCGGCACGATGATCGAACTCCTCGCCGGCATCATGATCGGCGATCTCACCAGCCCCGAGGTGCTCGACTATCTCGGCACGACGACACTCGCTCCCTTCCATGGCGAAGTCATCATCGCCATGTCGCCGCAAGCCTTTGCCGCCGGCCGCCCCGGCGATCCCTTCGCCCGCGCCGAGCTGCTCTTCGAGGCGATCGTCGGCAGCGGCGCCCGCCTGCCGTCGCAGCGCCGCTTCGCCGCCCGCCGGAAGTCCGAAACGGAAGGCGTCGCGTTGACGGCCGCCGAGTTAGAACTGCTTGACCGTCTTTTGGAAAAAGGTCTCGACGCGGTCTCGTGACGGCGTCGTCTTTTCTCTGATTTGCAAATGACAAGGCCCTCCGAATGAACTGCCCCCCGAAAGTTGGACATCAACCTTCGGGGGCCAGTTCAGAGAGGAGGGCCTTCGCTTAAATCGACGGATTATGCCGCGGCTTTATACGTCTGCACGGCGCCGGGCAGCTTGCTCCATTCGGCGTACCAGGTGTCAAACAGCTTCAGCTGGGCTTCGACATAGCCGCGCTGGCTTTCGGAAAGCACGTCCGTCTCGTTGAAGTGCAGCGTGTATTCCGGATCACCCTTCAGCACCATCATATGCTTGAAGTAGAGAACGAGATCCGGGCCTTCATCGAAAGAGGAGAGCACGGCAAGCGCCGATTCCAGTTCCAGCGCACGCTGGCGGGCATCCGGATCGCCGGCGGCCGCAGCCTGGGCGAGGTTGCACACGTGGATGACTTCCTTCGGCAGCACGCAGCCGATGCCGGTGATCGCGCCGACAGCACCGCAGTTGACGAAGCCGTGGAAGACGCAGGTGTCGACGCCGATCATCAGCGAGACGTCATCGTCGCGGCTGGTGATGTTTTCGGCCGCATAGCGCATGTCGGCCGCACCGCCGAATTCCTTGAAGCCGACGAGGTTCTTGTGCTCCTCACGCAGCGCGAAGAACAGCTCGGCGCGGGTAGAAAAGCCGTAATAGGGGCTGTTGTAGATAACGGCCGGCAGGTTCGGGGCAGCCGAAAGGATGGCTTTGAAGTGGTTCTTCTGGGCGGCGACGACCGTGCCGCGCGACAGGACACGCGGGATCACCATAAGGCCCTGGGCACCGACTTTCTGGGCGTGCGCGGCGTGCGCGACAGCCGAGGCGCTGTTGACGGCGCCGGTGCCGACGATGACCGGAATACCGGCCTTCACCAGGCGCTCCACGCCCTGCATGCGCTGCTCATCCGTCAACAGCGGCCAGTCCCCCATGGAGCCGCAATAGACGACGGCGGACATGCCCTTTTCGATCAGTTCCTTGCCCTTGCGCACCAGTGCGTCGAAGTCTGGCGTACGGTCGTCCTTGCAGGGCGTCATCAGGGCGGGAATGACGCCAGAAAAAATTGTGGCCTTCATGTCGATTTCCTTCAGCGCTAGGGGAGGCTCGATCGGCAAAGGTCGCCGACCTGTTCGAGGATGGAGATAACATCCTGTGTTCTATTTGTCGACAAGAAAAATACAAGACCTGTTATAGCGCTATGTCGAGCTTGCCGGTGCGGCTGAAAAGCTTCTGCACCTGGGCGACGATCTGCTCGGCGTGAACCTTGCCCAGACGATCGGCAGCCTCGAGATCCCGTGCCTCGATCGCGGCAATGATCTCGGCATGTTCATCGACGAACTGCTGGGGAAAATGTTCGTCGTAGGACTGATAATAAAGCCGGAGAATGCGCCGGCCTTCATCGAGCAGCCGGCGAAAAAGCCCGGTGAAATAGGGGTTGCGCCCGGCCTCGGCGATGGCGGCATGGAAGGCGGCGTTGGTCGCGATCATCGCCAGCGTGTCGCGCGCTTCGATCGCCGCCGAATAGTCCTCGTGGAAACGACGGATAGAGGGCAGGTCCTCCAGGCGGTGGTTCTGCGCCGCCAGCCGGGTCGTTACCCGATACATAAGAACAAGGGCGTCGAAGAAGGTGGCGAGATTGAGAAAATCGATGTTCGACACCATGGTCGAGCGGTTCGGCAGCGTTTCGATCAGCCCGTCACCCGCCAGGCGCACCAGCGCTTCGCGGATCGGTGTCCGCGACATGTTGAACCGCTCCGCCAACTGTACTTCGTCGATCGGGCTGCCGGGGGCAAGCTTCAGGTCAAGTATCTCATCGCGCAGCAGGTCGTAGACCAGTTTCACGCCGGAGCCGCGTTTGCGTTCGGGAAGCGAACCGGGGTCGATGTCGGGCATAAAAACTCCTTTTGTCGACAGGACAAATACGACGAGTTTCAAGCTGGATCAAACCTTCAAGTTCGGTTCTGCGGGGAGATAGTCAGGAGAGCGATCCTCGATAAGTATGCTATGTGCTTGAGTTGATATGATATAACATAACGTGTGGCGGTCAGGTTGAAATGTCCGCGGTTGCGCAAAGTAGAAATGTCACTGGCGGCAGCCGCACGGCAGGCCGACCAGCCCCGATCTGAGCGGCTGGTCCGGGTTGCAAGATCAGATCGGGGCGGGTTTGTGGCACCATCGGCTTTAGCTTTAAGACGATGCGATCGACGCCTCACTCGGCAGCATCGCGCTTTGCCAGCGCAGCTTTATGGCGTTCGATGACGGCCGGATCGTTCGTAAAATCCTTCCGTCGCCCCGGACCGTGAGCACGTCGCACATAGCCGTTCTTCTCGCTGTTGGTCATCACCACCGGCTTCGACGGCTGCTCCTGACGCTCCTTGATATAAGTCAGAACGTCGCCGAGCCGTTTGTTCTCGGTGATCGCCGCATGCGTCACCCGCTGGTCCTTGTCGAAGGTTTTGTAGGGCAGGGAATGTCCCTTCCATCGTACATCGAGGCGGCCATCGGCATAGGCATAGGTCTCGACATAGCGGCCGGCCAATCCGCGCGTCACGTCGCTCTCCTCCAGCATGATCCGCTTACGCTCGAACGAAAACGTCAGCTGCGACCCGACATAGCGCTGCTCGCGTTTGCACAGGATCTCCTTCAACCGATCCGGTGCAAGATTTACCGGCCGGTGCAGGTCATCGGATCGGGCAGGGACAATCGCAAACCGCCCATTGTAGTCCACCATGAAGCCCGGCAGAAACGCATTGCCTGCCTCCATGGTGTCGATGCCTGCCAGTCGCAATTCCTTGACCAGACGATCCTGCAGCGTCCGGTTCATCCGCTCGACACGGCCTTTGGCCTGGCTGGAGTTTGCACAGAGAATCTCGATATTTAGCTCCGAGAGTGCCCGTCCGAACTGGGTCATGCCCTGACCACCCTTGGCCTCCTTCTTCGTCACCCGGAAGACCGAGTGCTTGTCGGAATAAAAGGCGATCGGCGCCCCGTGCTGCTTCAGATAAAGCTCAAGTGCGTCGAAATAGCTGAAGGCGCTTTCCGAGCGCACGAACCGCAACTGCATCAACCGGCCCGTCGCATCGTCGACAAACACCAGGAGCGAGCACGGATCTCCACGATCCTCGAACCAGCGATGCTCGGACCCGTCGATCTGCACCAGCTCGCCATAGGCTTCGCGCCGCAAGCGCGGCTGATGAAACGTCCGCCGCTGCTTGCGTGACAGCCACAATCCGGCCTGCGTCATCCAGCCGCGCAACGTCTCGCGCGACACACGCAATCCATCGCGCTCGGCAAGCTTCTCGGCCGCCAGCGTCGGACCGAAATCCGCATAACGTTCACGAACCAGCGTCACCGCATAATCGCGAACACCATCGCTGATCCGGTTGTTCGACGGCCGGCCGATCGCCTTGTGGCGGATCGATGCCGCACCGGTCGTTCTGATGCGATCCAACAGCCGCCGCACCTGGCGCTCGCTGAGAGCAAGCACATGTGACGCCGACACCATCGTCATCCGCCCGTCGGCAACCTTCGACAAAACCTCGATCCGCTGCAGGTCACGCTCGCTCATCGCAATCAGTCCCATCCGCTTGTCTCCCGCGCCATCAAACGCGGGGAGAGTGACATTCCAACTTTGCAGAAACAGGACACTTCAACTTTGCGGCTACAACACCAAATAGCATAATGCATGTTATGGAACAAGAGCTTTGCTTACCGCGCCTCCTGATGCGCTTGCTCGAGGCGATCGAAAACGGCAGGCGGCCGGCGCTGGTCGAGCAACATTGATTGTGGATGGGCTGGTTTGCCGGGCTCATTTCGCTCGCGCCCCTTGGATGCGTGCGCCATATTCTGATGTTTACCGCCAGGTGACAGCGACCGCGCGGTTATCTGGCCGACGACACCCGCTCATCATCCTATCGCAACGCGATTCTGCATTCATGGCTTATCGTTTCGTCCACACCGCCGATCTCCATCTCGATTCTCCCCTGCGGTCGCTGGCGCTTCGCAACGCCGAGCTGGCCGATCTCGTGAGCGACGCCAGCCGGCAGGCGCTGGTGGCGATCGTCGATCTGTGCCTTGAGGAACAGGTCGATGCGCTGGTCATCGCCGGCGATCTCTATGACGGCGAGCAGACGTCGATGAAGACGGCGCGCTTCCTGGCAAGCCAGCTGGAACGGTTGCACCGGGCGAGGATTTGCGTCTTCAAGATCCGCGGCAATCACGATGCGATGTCGAAGATCGCCAGGGAGCTGGTGATGCCCGATACGGTGAAGATCTTCGGCGGGCATGCCGAGATCGTGGAGGCGACGAAAGGCAGCCTGTCGGTTGCGATCCACGGCATGAGCTTCGCCAAGCCGCATGCGCCGGACCCGCTGCTGCCGAAATTCAAGCCGCCGGTGGCGGGTGCGGTCAATATCGGCATCATGCATACGAGCCTTGCCGGATCTGCCGGACATGACGTCTATGCGCCCTGCAACGTGCTCGACCTTCATGCCTCGGGATTCGACTATTGGGCGCTCGGCCATCTCCACCAGCGCAGCCATCATCCGGGTGCTGCTACGGTCATCATGCCGGGCATGCCGCAGGGCCGCGACATCAACGAGTCGGGCGTCAAGACCGTGTCGCTGGTGACCGTGGCGGACGACCGGACCGTGACGGTCGAGGAGCGGCGCACCAGCATCGCGCAGTTCGAGCGCGTCGATGTCGACCTTACAGGGGTCGATGATTGGCGTGATGCGGCTATGGCGGTCGAAGCGGCACTGACGGCGCAGCGCGAGCGCACGGTCTCGCCGCATCTCGTCGCCCGCCTCAAGCTTTCCGGCCGCACGCCGCTCTCCTGGCAGCTGCGCCGCGATGTCGATGTCATGCAGGCGGAAGCCGAGCAGCGCGGCGATCTGATCGGCCGGACCTGGATCGAGAAGCTGGAACTCGCCTTCGAAGCGCCCTTGGCCCTCGCAGACGCTTCTGCTGCCGATCCCGTCGTGGGGCTGGCTGCGCTGATGCGGGACGAAGTCATTGCCCGCAGCGGATTTCGCGACGATATCAGGGAGATGGTTCGGGACCTGCTCGCCGACCTGCCGGCCGAGAGCCGGGCATTCGCCGGGCATGACGAGGCGGGCTTCGAACGCTTCATCGACAACCTCCTCGCCAACGGCGCCGAGGACATCGCCGCCCGGATGAAGGCCGCGGAGCGGGGAGAAAGCTGATGCGCCTGCGCCGCCTCGACCTCACCCGCTATGGCAAGTTCACCGACCACTCGATCGATTTCGGCGCGGCCCGTCAGGGTTCGCCCGATTTGCACATCGTCTACGGCCTCAACGAAGCGGGCAAGTCGACCACCTTTGCCGCCTATCTCGATCTGCTTTACGGCATAGGAGAGCGCAGCACCTATAATTTCCTGCATCCCTACAATACGATGAAGGTTGGCGCGCGGCTGGAATTCGACGATGCGGAATATGAGCTG encodes the following:
- the rbsK gene encoding ribokinase, producing MSEKNGIVILGIFAADTAYKAKRLPHIAETLMGSGFTLGPGGKGSNQAIAAAKAGGKVTFISRVGNDPFGEMALAAYSQAGVKANVMKMDGVSSGAAFIFVDEVSGDNAIIVVPGAAGLIGIEDVDANRAAIESAAIFMTQLEQPLEAALHGLSMAKRAGVTTIFNPAPARAIPDEIYGLCDFIVPNEVEAAELVGHAITTDEQVRAAGRALLDRGAQAAVITLGGRGAYYHTADQSEFVPAFSAGNVIDTTGAGDAFLGGFATAISEGQTPIEAVRFGSATAAIAVTRPGTAPAMPSRAEISALLGLA
- a CDS encoding carbohydrate ABC transporter permease, with amino-acid sequence MSTVEGDLLHTVEAGAISASRRFWGRTALWLSALWFIASFLLQGAHELGWSGWGFENWRPVLYAYFLWAAVLCVTRVVIYGEPGKKALFVLPAALFVVSMVVFPLLFALWIGFSDWNLASSTGRRFNGLDNVRRMIADPFYANALLNMVLYCLAIVVEYAIAFGLALLLNQEIIARKFWRVTFLIPLMLSPVAVSWMVGKSMLETRFGPIARFARWLGWENPSFFGDPLTAKLSIMIMDAWTFIPFMMIMLLAGLQGLSREVLEAAEVDGATRWQRFWKVTFPLMLPVSVTAVMIRVIFKLKLADIIITVTSGGPGGATDSVTSFIYREYRDRSNVGYGTLLALVYLVIIVFGMTMLMKISDRIVKRMTGRL
- a CDS encoding carbohydrate ABC transporter permease, which codes for MVRIDFEKYGRAQRIRWWAMRLAVYGLLVTWACVCIFPLFWTVSTSFKTAADVMRGNLVPWFNFTPSWLGWRSLGLSPDTISEVSTVRDEFMRRLWNSIIISVTASALAVVLGSLAAYGLSRFSYKFGHMRNSDISFFFLSQLIMPPVVLALPFLVLYKELALLDTYAGMIAVYTLMVLPIVVWIMRDQFATIPVELEEAALVDGLSIWGAFARIIVPLVLPGMVAAFLLALILCWNEYFFAALLTSTNTNTLPVMIASQTGSQGINWWSMAALSTAGILPLVVVGVVLEKHIIAGMTAGAVK
- a CDS encoding LacI family DNA-binding transcriptional regulator, producing the protein MSKMPTVKDVAEYAGVSVGTVSRVLSGEAAVKPMLREKVNDAIAALGYRPNVTARALRTSRTDVIGLIVPDITNPFFAQLAASVERAALERAHSLMLASSHDDREAEQSHVSAFLHRSVRGIIVVASSDGSGLDLPASVPIISLDRRFGTFPLVSTNHAQAAALIADHLYGLGHRRIAYIAGPVDTEAGRMRKEGFVGRMDGFGKTGEPVELEIAYGRFDYESGERIARDLLSRPSQDRPTAIAAASDQQAIGALRAARDLKIDVPRKLSVTGFDDISLANLVVPRLTTIRQPADMLARRAVGLLLAEPPGAEDETVDGSLIVRGSSGPCPQPKADSAGHTN
- a CDS encoding extracellular solute-binding protein, giving the protein MKVEIYDALMRRQASRRDVLRGTASAAALLGLSGAMGGIPGMAIAADDLRAQILQIPGVGKGSPTDADWQKVGELCLGPTKANVKQGEFAGVELTFMGLNNQNLHNFLFRGFLKPWEAYTGAKINWIDLAQADYNARLQQSIATGTVDFDILEMGAPFEGDTAGRGLLDEMPDWAAKQIEADDLVSYLKPPVGTWGGKTYRVTIDGDCHTFAYRKDYFGEGSISGMAEPPKTWQEVNAASKALIGKTDPLTGQPAYGYLDPLKGWGGFGFYFIENRATAYAKYPGDPAWLFDPENMKPLVNNPAWVQAIQDVLDLIAAKAYPADQINADPGTTAFSQFLAGTGAMLMWWGDVGSGARTSDSSVVGDVVGFGINRGSNRVYNRKTGQWEDKYNEAPNMAYLGWGIYVTKQVSGDEKKRKAAWSAAAHLGGKDLSLWTSAYPSGFQPYRQSNFNYDEWEKAGYDRAYIEDYLGSNADSYNHPNAAIEPRIPGIFQYYSVAEDELAKGFAGQYKSAQETADAIAAAWEKITDQIGRDSQLKLYRASLGL
- a CDS encoding RbsD/FucU family protein; protein product: MLKGIRAELNGDILQALCNMGHGDYLVISDMNFPSDSIARQTRLGTLLTMENIPAPQAIDAILSVLPLDTPIQPSVGRMEVIGKPGEIPSIQQEVQAIVDRAEGKPSPMYPVERMAFYDIAKKAYCVIATGELRFYGCFLLTKGVIPEAEAIR